In the Anaerolineales bacterium genome, one interval contains:
- a CDS encoding ABC transporter permease: MERGSEGRPPRLGGIGKASIRYGGMAATTFLLFGLILLLAGKNPIHAYRDILTSTLGSAYGLSEVAVAMMPLLLTALAVALPSRMGLINVGGEGQLYMGALLATWGALRFDHLPGWALLPLMLALGMIGGGLWAFLPGYLRAQGIVNETITTLLLNAVAPTLVAFFIFGFWHSPMDTNKTAVFVPAARLPTLPGTRVDLSLAIGIGLLALFWFIMKYTRWGLEIRAIGGNPQAARRNGIRVKRYIVVVMCLAGAIAGLAGMAQVSGYYGVLLAGFSRGIGFMGFLISWLAGGSPLGIVLTSFVVAIILTGGNLLQLTRDVPYSVIHILLAITLFVVLARPEIQRRRKTA, encoded by the coding sequence ATGGAACGCGGGTCTGAAGGCCGGCCACCTCGGCTCGGCGGGATCGGCAAGGCCTCCATCCGCTACGGCGGGATGGCCGCCACCACCTTCCTCTTGTTTGGTCTGATCTTGCTGCTCGCCGGCAAGAACCCGATCCATGCCTATCGGGACATCCTCACCTCGACGTTGGGCAGCGCCTATGGGCTTTCCGAGGTCGCCGTGGCGATGATGCCGCTGCTCCTGACGGCGCTGGCCGTAGCCCTGCCCTCGCGCATGGGCCTGATCAATGTGGGTGGCGAGGGGCAGCTCTACATGGGCGCGCTGCTGGCGACCTGGGGGGCGCTGCGCTTCGATCACCTGCCGGGCTGGGCGCTGCTGCCGCTGATGCTGGCGCTGGGGATGATCGGCGGCGGCCTGTGGGCATTTCTCCCCGGCTACCTGCGAGCCCAGGGCATCGTCAATGAGACGATCACCACCTTGCTGCTGAACGCTGTGGCGCCGACACTTGTCGCCTTCTTCATCTTCGGCTTCTGGCATTCGCCGATGGACACCAACAAGACGGCCGTGTTCGTCCCGGCTGCCCGCCTGCCGACGCTGCCCGGCACGCGAGTGGACCTGAGCCTGGCGATCGGCATCGGCCTGCTGGCGCTGTTCTGGTTCATCATGAAGTACACCCGCTGGGGTCTGGAGATCCGGGCCATCGGAGGGAATCCACAGGCGGCGCGGCGGAACGGGATTCGAGTGAAGCGCTACATCGTGGTCGTGATGTGCCTCGCCGGCGCCATCGCCGGCCTGGCCGGAATGGCCCAGGTCTCCGGCTACTACGGCGTGCTGCTGGCCGGTTTTTCGCGCGGGATCGGCTTCATGGGCTTCCTGATCAGCTGGCTGGCGGGGGGCTCGCCGCTCGGTATCGTGCTGACCTCGTTCGTGGTTGCCATCATCCTGACCGGCGGGAACTTGCTCCAACTGACACGCGATGTGCCGTACTCGGTCATCCACATCCTGCTGGCGATCACGCTGTTCGTCGTCCTCGCCCGCCCCGAGATTCAGCGCCGGAGGAAGACGGCATGA
- a CDS encoding ABC transporter permease — protein MTPLALLGVLSSAIFSGASLLYATLGEIVGERSGIVNLGLEGVLLVGAASGFAATYVTGSPYLGVLAAMLAGGLMNMILGYLVVTRRANQLASGLALMFFGFGLSAWIGRAYVGAKIVGLPRLSLPGLAGLPVVYASLLRFDPLIYLALPAAGLVWWLLFRTRWGLGLRAVGENPDTAYASGRSPQRIRYHALLAAGALAGLGAAHLSIAYTMNWTEYMTGGRGFIAIALVIFSKWHPLRAIVGALLFSGAVAFQLLLQASGIQVSPFLLNTLPYLLTLLVLIAWGGSRRQAAPASLGRVYQGTE, from the coding sequence ATGACTCCCCTGGCCCTGTTGGGTGTGCTGTCGAGCGCCATCTTCTCGGGCGCCTCGCTGCTGTACGCCACCCTGGGCGAGATCGTCGGCGAACGCTCCGGCATCGTCAATCTGGGCCTGGAGGGCGTGCTGCTGGTCGGTGCCGCCTCCGGCTTCGCCGCGACCTATGTCACGGGAAGCCCCTACCTTGGCGTGCTGGCGGCCATGCTGGCCGGCGGGCTGATGAATATGATCCTAGGGTATCTGGTCGTGACCCGACGGGCCAACCAGCTCGCCAGCGGACTGGCGCTGATGTTCTTCGGCTTCGGCCTGAGTGCCTGGATCGGCCGGGCTTACGTCGGCGCCAAGATCGTCGGCCTGCCGCGCCTCTCCCTGCCGGGCCTCGCCGGCCTGCCGGTGGTGTACGCCTCGCTGCTGCGCTTCGATCCGCTCATCTACCTCGCCCTCCCTGCCGCGGGCTTGGTTTGGTGGCTGCTGTTCCGCACCCGCTGGGGGCTCGGACTGCGGGCGGTCGGCGAGAACCCGGATACAGCCTACGCCTCCGGCAGAAGTCCGCAGAGGATCCGCTACCACGCCTTGCTGGCGGCCGGGGCTCTGGCAGGCCTCGGCGCCGCCCACCTGTCGATCGCCTACACCATGAACTGGACCGAGTATATGACCGGAGGGCGCGGCTTCATCGCCATCGCCCTGGTCATCTTTTCGAAGTGGCATCCGCTGCGGGCGATCGTCGGCGCCCTGCTCTTCAGTGGCGCGGTTGCTTTTCAACTCCTGCTGCAGGCCAGCGGGATACAGGTTTCGCCTTTCCTACTGAATACCCTCCCATACCTGTTGACCCTCCTGGTGCTGATCGCCTGGGGAGGCAGCCGCAGGCAGGCGGCCCCGGCCAGCCTCGGGCGTGTGTATCAAGGCACGGAATAA
- a CDS encoding DUF2877 domain-containing protein → MDPLSGTQCQSATCIGATAQRVLVDSSSGRVLAVVRGAVYLRSDSGELIWLNSESAPMHGRGLCLSGGLPRPAAGSAYVVAGDRLAIDGETITVEWGRAVLWSPEAPRRQAGQSLEDIGHLLQTGRPAYAGLGEPRGFGALLSLPQPVGGHPTDKDPATFQALLTGLPAARRMAEACTARDLGEILDAADDLVGLGEGLTPSGDDFVGGMLFAIVNLQALYAPFPACSPSDFRPFLGRARQSTNIISFTLLSDHTAGQASEPEHRFLSALLAGCPTEVVRHTASDVVRIGHTTGWDLLAGIWVAVANMAHGARFPSEVSASGVALAEDHGRHGSQ, encoded by the coding sequence ATGGATCCTCTCTCGGGCACGCAGTGCCAATCTGCCACCTGCATCGGCGCAACGGCGCAGCGCGTGCTCGTTGATTCATCCAGCGGTCGAGTGCTGGCCGTCGTCAGAGGGGCGGTCTATCTACGAAGCGACAGTGGGGAGTTGATCTGGCTGAATTCCGAGTCGGCGCCGATGCACGGGCGAGGTCTATGCCTCAGCGGCGGACTGCCGCGGCCGGCGGCCGGGTCGGCCTATGTTGTCGCGGGGGATCGCCTGGCGATCGACGGGGAGACAATCACCGTCGAATGGGGCCGTGCCGTCCTTTGGAGCCCGGAGGCGCCGCGCCGCCAGGCGGGCCAGAGCCTCGAGGACATCGGTCATCTTCTGCAGACCGGCCGCCCGGCATACGCCGGGCTGGGAGAGCCAAGAGGTTTCGGAGCCCTGCTCTCTCTCCCGCAGCCGGTGGGAGGGCATCCCACAGACAAGGACCCTGCGACATTTCAGGCTCTCCTGACCGGATTGCCCGCCGCCCGAAGGATGGCCGAAGCCTGCACTGCCCGCGACCTGGGCGAGATCCTCGACGCCGCCGACGACCTGGTTGGGCTGGGCGAGGGGCTGACCCCTTCCGGCGACGACTTCGTCGGCGGGATGCTGTTCGCCATTGTGAACCTTCAGGCGCTCTATGCGCCGTTTCCCGCATGCTCGCCGTCGGACTTTCGGCCCTTCCTCGGAAGGGCGCGGCAAAGCACCAATATCATCAGCTTCACCCTTCTCAGCGACCATACGGCCGGACAGGCTTCGGAGCCGGAACATCGATTCCTCAGTGCCCTTCTGGCCGGCTGCCCGACGGAGGTCGTTCGCCACACGGCCTCAGATGTCGTTCGGATCGGGCACACGACGGGTTGGGATCTGTTAGCCGGGATATGGGTGGCGGTAGCGAACATGGCACACGGCGCACGCTTCCCGTCCGAGGTGAGCGCCTCCGGGGTCGCCCTAGCAGAGGATCATGGCAGACATGGATCTCAAG
- a CDS encoding BMP family ABC transporter substrate-binding protein produces MKPNTLRTTLIVLVTAMLVLTACGQAATPTAAPVEPTAAPAEPTAEVAAQPTEEGPCLVIGALHGGSITDAGYNQAMHEAVMAIKENIACVEIIEAENVPEEAGATSTMENMIQQGAKMIIATAFNHQYPALELSKKYPDVIFEHAGGWEMGANFANFFGEPPDAWYLMGQAAGLMTESDKLGFVAAFPLGWTSTFINAFELGAQSVNPNAETTVAYTFAWGDAAKEADATNSLINQGADVITMHVDSPATVLSTAESRGAYSIGFQSLAAQQFAPENWISGTGYTLGGTLTWLASTVIDGTWEPIFLRCGIPDGCMAIAPYGPKVPQVVQDKVADTQAAIEAGELVVFAGPIVDQDGNVKVAEGEELTADMMSSVDWFVEGVTGSPK; encoded by the coding sequence ATGAAACCCAACACCCTACGTACCACCCTGATCGTGCTCGTTACCGCCATGCTCGTGCTGACGGCCTGTGGCCAGGCCGCCACCCCCACGGCCGCCCCCGTCGAGCCTACTGCGGCGCCGGCCGAACCCACCGCCGAGGTCGCCGCCCAGCCCACGGAAGAAGGTCCGTGCCTGGTCATCGGCGCCCTGCACGGTGGGTCGATCACCGACGCCGGCTACAACCAGGCCATGCACGAGGCCGTGATGGCCATCAAGGAGAACATCGCCTGCGTCGAGATCATTGAGGCCGAGAACGTGCCCGAGGAGGCCGGGGCGACCTCCACGATGGAGAACATGATCCAGCAGGGCGCCAAGATGATCATCGCCACCGCCTTCAATCACCAATATCCGGCGCTTGAGCTCTCGAAGAAGTACCCGGATGTGATCTTCGAGCATGCGGGCGGATGGGAGATGGGGGCCAATTTCGCCAACTTCTTCGGCGAACCTCCGGATGCCTGGTACTTGATGGGCCAGGCCGCCGGCCTGATGACCGAGTCTGACAAGCTGGGCTTCGTGGCAGCCTTCCCGCTCGGGTGGACGTCGACCTTCATCAACGCCTTCGAGTTGGGCGCCCAGTCGGTCAATCCCAATGCCGAAACGACGGTTGCCTACACTTTCGCCTGGGGCGACGCGGCCAAGGAAGCCGATGCCACCAACTCGCTGATCAATCAAGGAGCCGACGTGATCACGATGCACGTCGACTCGCCGGCTACCGTCCTCTCCACGGCGGAATCGCGCGGTGCCTACTCCATCGGCTTCCAGTCGCTGGCGGCTCAGCAGTTCGCTCCCGAGAACTGGATCTCGGGCACAGGCTACACGCTGGGTGGCACGCTTACCTGGCTGGCGTCGACCGTCATCGACGGCACCTGGGAGCCGATCTTCCTGCGCTGCGGCATCCCCGACGGCTGCATGGCGATTGCGCCCTACGGCCCCAAGGTCCCGCAGGTGGTGCAGGATAAGGTCGCCGACACCCAGGCCGCCATCGAGGCCGGCGAACTGGTCGTCTTCGCCGGGCCGATCGTCGACCAGGACGGCAACGTGAAGGTGGCGGAAGGCGAGGAGCTGACCGCCGACATGATGAGCTCGGTGGACTGGTTTGTCGAGGGCGTGACCGGAAGCCCAAAGTAG